In one Solanum dulcamara chromosome 1, daSolDulc1.2, whole genome shotgun sequence genomic region, the following are encoded:
- the LOC129892885 gene encoding uncharacterized protein LOC129892885 has translation MVDFDLILGIVWIFPHHVVLDCHYKTVTLAMPDCVRDVSREGLTIYSVPTVQEFADVFPADLPGLPPDCYIDFAIDVELGTHPISIPPYPYVGAYSSLLDHIRSCQFEDEEIVALLDQVLREFAYNNNYHSSVQMAPFEALYGRRYRSSVGWFEFMEPRLRGTDLMEVAFDHVRVIQDSLKIAQSRHKIYTNHRRRPLWFVVGDKVFLRVSPIKGMMRFGRQGKLILRYIRPFEIWRKVGEVLYELAFPLSFSTIDLGFYVLMLCRYAPDESHMFQYDAVDLDDCLGYIEELFAILARDVRQLRSISIPVVKVHWTHRLVEEATWETNHKMQAHFLALFRLQVLIDSYFRR, from the exons ATGGTGGACTTTGATTTGATTCTGGGCATTGTCTGGATATTCCCTCACCATGTAGTCTTGGATTGCCATTACAAgaccgttaccttagccatgcctg ATTGTGTTAGAGATGTGAGTAGGGAGGGCCTTACTATTTATTCAGTTCCTACAGTCCaagagtttgcagatgtgtttcctGCCGATCTGCCTGGCCTCCCTCCTGACTGCTATATTGACTTCGCCATTGATGTTGAGCtgggtactcatcctatttccatcccaccataCC cttatgtgggagcttATTCATCACTGTTGGACCATATTCGCAGctgtcagtttgaggatgaagagATTGTTGCACTTCTAGATCAGGTTTTGAGAG agtttgcgtacaacaacaactaccattCAAGtgttcagatggccccatttgaggccttatacgGTAGGCGTTATCGCTCTTctgttggttggtttgagtttaTGGAGCCCAGGCTGCGTGGTACAGACTTGATGGAGGTGGCGTTTGATCATGTAAGGGTGATTCAAGATAGTCTCAAgatagctcagagtagacacAAGATCTATACAAATCATAGGCGCCGACCATTATGGTTTGTCGTTGGTGATAAAGTATTCCTCCGGGTGTCTCCCATaaagggcatgatgagatttgggaggcagGGCAAGCTTATCCTCAGGTATATTAGGCCTTTTGAGATATGGAGGAAAGTTGGCGAGGTTTtatatgagttagcttttccCCTGTCCTTTTCAACTATTGATCTAGGTTTTTATGTTTTAATGCTCTGTCGGTATGCTCCAGACGAGTCCCATATGTTTCAGTATGATGCGGTTGACTTGGATGATTGTTTGGGCTATATTGAGGAGCTATTTGCTATTTTGGCAAGAGATGTCAGGCAGTTGCGTTCCATATCCATTcctgtggttaaggtccattggacGCATCGTCTAGTGGAGGAAGCTACATGGGAGACCAATCATAAGATGCAGGCACATTTCCTCGCCTTATTTCGCCTTCAAGTACTTattgactcttactttcgcaGATAA